From Streptomyces sp. GSL17-111, one genomic window encodes:
- a CDS encoding PaaI family thioesterase — protein sequence MTAQRTSLTPPEGARAPVRHPDAPAPGEPLGSHYDQCFGCGTGQPHGLHLDARAGEGVDVTAEFTVKPEHQGAPGLAHGGVLTTALDETLGSLNWLMHTISVTGRLETDFRQPVPVGSVLHLEARVTAVHGRKIYCTATGRIGGPEGPVAVRADGLFIEVKVEHFISNGRDEEIQAAMNDPDQLRRARAFEVNP from the coding sequence GTGACTGCTCAGAGAACCTCGCTCACACCGCCGGAGGGCGCGCGCGCGCCCGTCCGGCACCCGGACGCGCCCGCGCCCGGAGAGCCCCTCGGCTCCCACTACGACCAGTGCTTCGGCTGCGGGACCGGCCAGCCGCACGGCCTGCACCTGGACGCACGCGCCGGCGAGGGCGTGGACGTCACGGCCGAGTTCACCGTCAAGCCCGAGCACCAGGGCGCTCCGGGCCTCGCCCACGGCGGCGTCCTCACCACCGCGCTCGACGAGACGCTGGGCTCGCTGAACTGGCTCATGCACACCATCTCGGTCACCGGTCGGCTGGAGACGGACTTCCGACAACCCGTCCCCGTCGGATCGGTTCTGCACCTGGAGGCCAGGGTCACGGCCGTGCACGGCCGGAAGATCTACTGCACCGCCACCGGCCGGATCGGCGGCCCCGAGGGTCCCGTCGCCGTCCGGGCCGACGGCCTCTTCATCGAGGTCAAGGTGGAGCACTTCATCAGCAACGGCCGCGACGAGGAGATCCAGGCGGCCATGAACGACCCGGACCAGCTCCGCCGGGCCCGCGCCTTCGAGGTGAACCCGTGA